From Actinomyces sp. oral taxon 171 str. F0337, one genomic window encodes:
- a CDS encoding type II secretion system F family protein produces the protein MITWILIGGALSGAGLFALTLILAPPATQPAAALAELDTRRDEGRMREDVRRLNPSEADTPEWVDTLSLRITSLVRRTGIDLSSLTGDLAVVGRSLERHMVTSVFLGVGGFAAPLLIVALMQVMGVPLGWSVPLLLSVALGVVGLLLPTLRLRSDADEARRDFRHVVGSYLDLVAMSLSAGRGVPEALDAASSLSDDPAMLRIRDALDVARLRGDTPWAALGRLGTQLRIDELRDLSAALALVAEDGAKIRESLGARASSMRRRDLSDAEGKAGENSESMLVAQLVVAMGFIVFLVYPALTGIIGSV, from the coding sequence ATGATCACCTGGATCCTCATCGGTGGTGCGCTCAGCGGTGCCGGCCTGTTCGCCCTCACCCTCATCCTGGCGCCCCCCGCCACTCAGCCCGCCGCCGCCCTGGCCGAGCTGGACACCCGCCGCGACGAGGGCCGTATGCGCGAGGACGTGCGGCGCCTCAACCCCTCCGAGGCGGACACCCCCGAGTGGGTGGACACCCTCAGCCTGCGCATCACCTCCCTCGTGCGGCGCACCGGCATCGACCTGTCCTCCCTGACCGGGGACCTGGCCGTCGTGGGGCGCTCCCTGGAGCGCCACATGGTGACCTCGGTCTTCCTCGGGGTAGGGGGCTTCGCCGCGCCACTGCTCATCGTCGCACTCATGCAGGTGATGGGGGTGCCCCTGGGGTGGTCGGTGCCCCTGCTGCTGAGCGTTGCCCTGGGGGTCGTCGGCCTGCTGCTGCCCACGCTGCGCCTGCGCAGCGATGCCGACGAGGCGCGCCGGGACTTCCGCCACGTCGTCGGCTCCTACCTGGACCTGGTGGCCATGTCGTTGTCCGCGGGGCGCGGTGTCCCCGAGGCCCTCGACGCCGCCTCAAGCCTCTCCGACGATCCCGCCATGCTCCGCATCCGCGACGCCCTCGACGTCGCCCGGCTGCGCGGGGACACGCCCTGGGCGGCCCTGGGCCGGTTGGGCACCCAGCTGCGCATCGACGAGCTGCGCGACCTGTCCGCCGCCCTGGCGCTCGTGGCCGAGGACGGCGCCAAGATCCGCGAGTCCCTGGGAGCCCGGGCCTCCAGCATGCGCCGCCGCGACCTGTCGGACGCCGAGGGCAAGGCCGGGGAGAACTCCGAGTCCATGCTCGTGGCCCAGCTCGTCGTCGCCATGGGCTTCATCGTCTTCCTCGTCTACCCGGCCCTGACCGGGATCATCGGATCCGTGTAG
- a CDS encoding TadE/TadG family type IV pilus assembly protein, with protein sequence MNRIMTSVRRRIRRDGERGAVSVYAVIIAAVLMLMAGLCIEGGRVLNARATLADQAEQAARAGAQHLSTDDVRGGASVSVDSAAATSAARTYLAQGGLAQSSTVDVTSRGVAVTVERDVPTTMLRLVGVTSIHVTVTGEARNAVGIFEEDQ encoded by the coding sequence ATGAACCGGATCATGACCTCCGTGCGCCGCCGGATCCGCCGCGACGGCGAGCGCGGAGCCGTCTCCGTCTACGCCGTCATCATCGCCGCGGTCCTCATGCTCATGGCCGGACTGTGCATCGAGGGCGGCCGCGTCCTCAACGCCCGCGCCACCCTGGCCGACCAGGCCGAGCAGGCCGCCCGCGCAGGCGCCCAGCACCTGTCCACCGACGACGTGCGCGGAGGCGCGAGCGTCTCGGTGGACAGTGCCGCCGCCACCTCCGCCGCCCGCACCTACCTGGCCCAGGGCGGCCTGGCCCAGAGCTCCACCGTCGACGTCACCTCGCGGGGGGTCGCCGTCACCGTCGAGCGCGACGTCCCCACCACGATGCTGCGACTCGTCGGCGTCACATCCATTCATGTCACCGTCACCGGCGAGGCCCGTAACGCCGTCGGTATCTTTGAGGAGGATCAGTGA
- a CDS encoding CpaF family protein, with protein MSVDQGLVRDMREEVADLLAQQRRDDATSGIPPMSPEDERQFARALIGRVLEQHARTEIAAGRSPLNAQEEEEVSQGIHAALFGVGRLQPLLDNKDVENIDINGYDNVFIQYADGREERGAPVAESDEELIELVQVLGSYSGLASRPFDSANPQLDLRLPDGSRLSAVMEVCSRPSISVRRARLDRVGLEELVRLGSLTPRLAAFCSAAVRARKNIMIAGATNAGKTTFLRALANEIPPEERLITVERALELGLGEFADLHPNVVAFEERLPNSEGSGAISMADLVRRSLRMNPSRVIVGEVLGDEIVTMLNAMSQGNDGSLSTIHANSSSEVFNRIATYAIQSAEHLPQDATNLLIAGAVDFVIFLTRENRFSQGGGLRRYVASVREVNGVDGRVLSSEVFADDGTGTAQPAAPISCVNDLINAGYDPAAAYRGGYA; from the coding sequence ATGAGTGTCGACCAGGGACTCGTCCGCGACATGCGCGAGGAGGTCGCCGACCTCCTGGCCCAGCAGCGCCGTGACGACGCCACCTCCGGCATCCCCCCGATGTCCCCGGAGGACGAGCGCCAGTTCGCCCGCGCCCTCATCGGCCGCGTGCTCGAGCAGCACGCCCGCACTGAGATCGCCGCCGGTCGCAGCCCGCTCAACGCCCAGGAGGAGGAAGAGGTCTCCCAGGGCATCCACGCGGCGCTCTTCGGTGTCGGCCGCCTCCAGCCCCTGCTGGACAATAAGGATGTCGAGAACATCGACATCAACGGCTATGACAACGTCTTCATCCAGTACGCCGACGGCCGTGAGGAGCGCGGCGCCCCGGTGGCCGAGTCCGACGAGGAGCTCATCGAGCTCGTTCAGGTCCTCGGCTCCTACTCGGGCCTGGCCTCGCGCCCCTTCGACTCCGCCAACCCCCAGCTGGACCTGCGCCTGCCGGACGGCTCGCGCCTGTCCGCCGTCATGGAGGTCTGCTCGCGGCCCTCGATCTCGGTGCGTCGCGCCCGACTGGACCGGGTGGGCCTGGAGGAGCTGGTCCGGCTCGGCTCCCTGACCCCGCGGCTGGCCGCCTTCTGCTCGGCGGCCGTGCGCGCCCGCAAGAACATCATGATCGCCGGCGCCACGAACGCCGGGAAGACCACCTTCCTGCGCGCCCTGGCCAACGAGATCCCGCCCGAGGAGCGCCTCATCACCGTCGAGCGCGCCCTGGAGCTGGGCCTGGGCGAGTTCGCCGACCTGCACCCCAACGTCGTCGCCTTCGAGGAGCGCCTGCCCAACTCCGAGGGCTCCGGCGCGATCTCCATGGCGGACCTCGTGCGGCGCTCGCTGCGCATGAACCCCTCACGGGTCATCGTCGGTGAGGTCCTGGGTGACGAGATCGTCACCATGCTCAACGCCATGAGCCAGGGCAACGACGGCTCGCTGTCCACCATCCACGCGAACTCCTCCTCCGAGGTGTTCAACCGCATCGCCACCTACGCCATCCAGTCGGCCGAGCACCTGCCCCAGGACGCCACCAACCTTCTCATCGCCGGCGCCGTCGACTTCGTCATCTTCCTGACCCGGGAGAACCGCTTCTCCCAGGGCGGGGGGCTGCGCCGCTACGTCGCCTCCGTGCGTGAGGTCAACGGCGTCGACGGGCGGGTCCTGTCCAGTGAGGTCTTCGCCGACGACGGGACCGGGACCGCCCAACCGGCCGCACCGATCTCCTGCGTCAACGACCTCATCAACGCCGGCTACGACCCGGCCGCCGCCTACCGGGGTGGTTACGCATGA
- a CDS encoding type II secretion system F family protein — translation MNQTTATVAILAGALVGGGLFLLVGFFMGVDMLPDRPGSSGSLRDSLKGLSGRLIACLVVGLGVLLLTRWIVLAVAAGVLVLVWPLLFGGAKQEKLAAAKIEALATWSESLRDTIAGAVGLEQAIPATVYAAAPVLREDLALLADRMRVRVPLPTALRQFADDLDDPTADLIVSALIMNARLRGPGLRQLLGALADTARSELDMRQRVSASRAGTRRSAQIVVIFSIVVMLGLAVFNRSFVAPYSSVQGQLVLVVVVALFAVGMLWMRRLAGVRLPRRFLTVSAQAGGENA, via the coding sequence ATGAACCAGACCACCGCCACTGTTGCCATCCTCGCCGGCGCACTCGTCGGGGGAGGGCTCTTCCTCCTGGTCGGCTTCTTCATGGGTGTCGACATGCTGCCCGACCGCCCCGGCTCATCGGGCTCCCTGCGCGACAGCCTCAAGGGCCTGTCCGGCCGACTCATCGCCTGCCTCGTCGTCGGTCTGGGCGTCCTGCTGCTCACTCGCTGGATCGTCCTGGCCGTCGCCGCCGGTGTGCTCGTCCTCGTGTGGCCGCTGCTCTTCGGCGGGGCCAAGCAGGAGAAGCTCGCCGCCGCCAAGATCGAGGCCCTGGCCACCTGGTCGGAGTCGCTGCGGGACACCATTGCCGGCGCCGTGGGCCTGGAGCAGGCCATCCCCGCCACCGTCTACGCCGCCGCCCCGGTCCTCCGTGAGGACCTGGCCCTCCTGGCGGACCGCATGCGTGTGCGCGTCCCCCTGCCGACGGCGCTGCGCCAGTTCGCCGACGACCTCGACGACCCCACGGCGGACCTCATCGTCTCCGCCCTCATCATGAACGCCCGCCTGCGCGGCCCCGGTCTGCGCCAGCTGCTCGGCGCCCTGGCGGACACGGCCCGCTCCGAGCTCGACATGCGTCAGCGGGTCTCCGCCTCCCGCGCCGGCACCCGGCGCTCGGCCCAGATCGTCGTCATCTTCTCCATCGTCGTCATGCTGGGCCTGGCCGTCTTCAACCGGAGCTTCGTCGCCCCCTACTCCAGCGTGCAGGGACAGCTGGTGCTGGTCGTCGTCGTGGCGCTCTTCGCCGTCGGCATGCTCTGGATGCGGCGCCTGGCCGGTGTCCGGCTGCCGCGCCGCTTCCTGACCGTCTCCGCTCAGGCCGGAGGTGAGAACGCATGA
- a CDS encoding LysM peptidoglycan-binding domain-containing protein: MSRAAQRAQAAGPERFRAPVRSTRPPVWKSLLAALLLMLVIIGLPVLLLATVGLPPIPTELGLDTLTQAISVDALLGVLIWVIWLAWMQFTFCTLVETVSAIRGRSVPGHVPFSGGVQAVARRLVASVLLLGAVSGPLAAAAAPVVEEPTPAVAAAQDSARATTRTTDASGASVTSGTVAQNPDGSQQMRYMVGGVEIDPALGSQLVGQRVYVVQPPEGRYHDNLWDIAERNLGDGRAYTQIYDLNAGRVQPDGGSLELARLIQPGWLMVMPEEAASVPRVEAVPVAPAPATPAPATPNPEEARSGAGIDQGLASTLRDVPPVQMPAVGALLAASLVSVLVRRRRQLSGGVFDEGPGELERLLRVGADERRAQRLNAILRSLDSIPGSPRPYAVAIDDDACYLRLAQAVPEAPAPWRVQEEGLTWVMRAGQEPAPAPNGSLLPGLVTVGRIASGADILIDLAFADGEVAVTGDPAMAAEVVTALALELCTNPWSQEAVVVGAGLPTALREVAGGRIQSPEALLADNPLPGRADVITGRRPGAATTFVLVGNGEATPSLPPGGDYAVVRTGGDGRARWTIDIDASGTARIDQLGIAVRATRATENEVLALAHLFGPAQVTDDGTRPPIPDPPTPPMMTAALRTADVRVQVLGQTLVETAGAVDPERRSILTEAAICVALHPEGIRPAVLGTMLWPLGATADVVAGTVERLRAWLGHDAQGLPHLREDAEGRLVMGPGVVVDWDVLRSLLASSRGCPPQREVELLIEALRLVRGPMVAGAEEGRYTWMARVRAAHQYNALVVDAAHRVVELIGDTDPDGAGMAIATGLAVVDLDQGLWRDRLRLAARRGRGELEREVHGLLSAAGADDLAQVDPATAALVEDLAPGLSVARRPA, from the coding sequence GTGAGCCGCGCCGCTCAACGAGCCCAGGCCGCCGGACCCGAACGTTTCCGCGCACCGGTGCGCAGCACGCGCCCCCCGGTGTGGAAGTCACTCCTGGCCGCCCTTCTCCTCATGCTGGTCATCATCGGCCTGCCGGTGCTCCTGCTGGCCACCGTCGGCCTTCCCCCCATCCCCACCGAGCTGGGGCTGGACACCCTCACCCAGGCGATCTCCGTCGATGCCCTTCTGGGCGTCCTCATCTGGGTGATCTGGCTGGCCTGGATGCAGTTCACCTTCTGCACCCTGGTGGAGACCGTCTCCGCGATTCGCGGCCGCAGCGTCCCCGGGCACGTCCCCTTCTCCGGCGGGGTGCAGGCCGTGGCCCGCCGGCTCGTGGCCTCCGTGCTGCTGCTGGGCGCCGTCAGCGGCCCGCTGGCCGCCGCGGCCGCCCCGGTGGTCGAGGAGCCCACCCCCGCGGTTGCCGCCGCCCAGGACTCCGCCCGCGCCACCACCCGGACTACCGACGCCTCGGGCGCCTCGGTCACCTCCGGGACCGTGGCCCAGAACCCCGACGGCAGCCAGCAGATGCGTTACATGGTCGGCGGCGTCGAGATCGACCCCGCCCTCGGCTCCCAGCTCGTGGGCCAGCGCGTCTACGTGGTCCAGCCGCCCGAGGGCCGCTACCACGACAACCTCTGGGACATCGCCGAGCGCAACCTCGGTGACGGACGCGCCTACACCCAGATCTACGACCTCAACGCAGGCCGTGTCCAGCCCGACGGCGGCTCCCTGGAGCTGGCCCGCCTCATCCAGCCCGGCTGGCTCATGGTCATGCCCGAGGAGGCCGCCTCCGTGCCCCGGGTCGAGGCCGTCCCGGTGGCACCGGCGCCGGCCACCCCCGCCCCGGCCACACCCAACCCGGAGGAGGCCCGCTCCGGCGCCGGCATCGACCAGGGCCTGGCCTCCACCCTGCGGGACGTCCCGCCTGTCCAGATGCCGGCGGTCGGCGCGCTCCTGGCCGCCTCCCTCGTCTCGGTGCTCGTGCGTCGCCGGCGCCAGCTCTCCGGCGGGGTCTTCGACGAGGGGCCCGGCGAGCTCGAGCGGCTCCTGCGCGTGGGCGCCGACGAGCGCCGCGCCCAGCGTCTCAACGCCATCCTGCGCTCCCTGGACTCCATCCCCGGCAGCCCCCGCCCCTACGCCGTCGCCATCGACGACGACGCCTGTTACCTGCGCCTGGCACAGGCCGTGCCCGAGGCCCCCGCCCCCTGGCGCGTTCAGGAGGAGGGCCTCACGTGGGTGATGCGCGCCGGCCAGGAGCCGGCCCCCGCCCCGAACGGCTCCCTACTGCCGGGCCTGGTGACCGTGGGTCGCATCGCCAGCGGCGCCGACATCCTCATCGACCTGGCCTTCGCCGACGGTGAGGTCGCCGTCACCGGTGACCCCGCCATGGCCGCCGAGGTCGTCACCGCCCTCGCCCTGGAGCTGTGCACCAACCCCTGGTCCCAGGAGGCCGTCGTCGTGGGCGCCGGTCTGCCGACCGCGCTGCGCGAGGTGGCCGGCGGGCGCATCCAGTCCCCGGAGGCCCTCCTGGCGGACAACCCGCTGCCGGGTCGCGCCGACGTCATCACCGGCCGTCGTCCCGGGGCGGCCACCACCTTCGTCCTCGTGGGCAACGGCGAGGCCACGCCGAGCCTGCCGCCCGGCGGCGACTACGCCGTCGTGCGCACCGGTGGGGACGGCCGGGCGCGCTGGACCATCGACATCGACGCCTCCGGCACCGCACGCATCGACCAGCTGGGCATCGCGGTGCGGGCCACGCGTGCCACCGAGAACGAGGTCCTGGCGCTGGCGCACCTCTTCGGCCCGGCCCAGGTGACCGACGACGGCACGCGCCCGCCGATCCCCGACCCGCCCACGCCGCCGATGATGACCGCGGCCCTGCGCACCGCCGACGTGCGCGTCCAGGTGCTGGGGCAGACGCTCGTGGAGACCGCCGGCGCGGTCGATCCCGAGCGCCGCTCGATCCTCACCGAGGCCGCCATCTGCGTGGCCCTCCATCCCGAGGGCATCCGCCCGGCGGTGCTCGGCACCATGCTCTGGCCGCTGGGGGCCACCGCGGACGTGGTGGCCGGCACCGTGGAGCGGCTGCGCGCCTGGCTGGGCCATGACGCCCAGGGGCTGCCCCACCTGCGGGAGGACGCCGAGGGGCGCCTCGTCATGGGGCCGGGGGTCGTCGTCGACTGGGACGTGCTGCGCTCGCTGCTGGCCTCCTCCCGCGGCTGCCCGCCCCAGCGCGAGGTCGAGCTGCTCATCGAGGCCCTGCGCCTGGTGCGCGGCCCCATGGTGGCCGGCGCCGAGGAGGGCCGCTACACCTGGATGGCGCGCGTGCGCGCCGCCCACCAGTACAACGCCCTCGTCGTGGATGCCGCGCACCGCGTCGTCGAGCTCATCGGGGACACCGACCCCGACGGCGCGGGGATGGCGATCGCCACGGGCCTGGCGGTCGTGGACCTGGACCAGGGGCTGTGGCGCGACCGCCTGCGCCTGGCGGCCCGGCGCGGCCGCGGCGAGCTGGAGCGGGAGGTGCACGGGCTCCTGTCGGCCGCCGGTGCCGACGACCTGGCCCAGGTCGACCCGGCCACGGCCGCCCTCGTGGAGGACCTGGCACCGGGGCTGTCCGTGGCCCGACGCCCCGCGTAA
- a CDS encoding TadE/TadG family type IV pilus assembly protein, with product MTRTPTTIAPAITGGRAASAARMLRARLRRVAGAAGTAAERGSMSVEMIVLVPVLLLIVMIAVAGGRLVSAEGMVQAAARDAARAASIERSAGEADAAARRSLAAADTANARCSGGVDVGGFGRGGTVTATVSCRVELSDLGLVFLPGATTVTASSTAPVDTWRGTR from the coding sequence GTGACACGCACCCCGACCACCATCGCCCCGGCCATCACCGGCGGCCGAGCCGCATCGGCTGCAAGAATGCTCCGCGCCCGCCTGCGTCGAGTCGCCGGTGCCGCCGGTACCGCCGCCGAGCGGGGCAGCATGTCCGTCGAGATGATCGTCCTGGTCCCGGTGCTCCTGCTCATCGTCATGATCGCCGTCGCCGGGGGCCGCCTGGTCTCCGCCGAGGGCATGGTCCAGGCCGCCGCCCGCGACGCCGCCCGGGCCGCCTCCATCGAGCGCTCCGCCGGGGAGGCCGACGCCGCCGCCCGCCGCAGCCTGGCCGCCGCCGACACCGCCAACGCCCGGTGCTCGGGGGGAGTCGACGTCGGCGGCTTCGGCCGGGGCGGCACCGTCACCGCCACCGTCAGCTGCCGTGTCGAGCTGTCCGACCTGGGCCTGGTCTTCCTGCCCGGCGCCACCACCGTCACGGCGAGCTCCACCGCACCGGTCGACACCTGGAGGGGAACCCGATGA
- a CDS encoding TadE/TadG family type IV pilus assembly protein — protein sequence MTIMQSLWRGMTRRLRSEAGASSVELLVFFPLLLLIVLLTVQVALSWYGNEVATSTAREVAREVRSGSADSSAVAAAKADGEAYAHRVGGKALTEVSVDVVVVGNQVNVQVTGKSMDIIAGFAPKVQASVTSERETFRGDT from the coding sequence ATGACCATCATGCAGTCGCTGTGGAGAGGAATGACGAGGCGCTTGCGCTCGGAGGCCGGGGCCTCCAGCGTCGAGCTGCTCGTCTTCTTCCCGTTGCTCCTGCTCATTGTGCTGCTCACCGTGCAGGTCGCACTGAGCTGGTACGGCAACGAGGTGGCGACCTCCACCGCCCGGGAGGTCGCCCGCGAGGTCCGCAGCGGCTCGGCCGACTCCTCCGCGGTCGCCGCCGCCAAGGCCGACGGCGAGGCCTACGCCCACCGGGTCGGCGGCAAGGCGCTCACCGAGGTGTCGGTGGACGTCGTCGTGGTCGGCAACCAGGTCAATGTCCAGGTGACCGGCAAGTCCATGGACATCATCGCCGGTTTCGCCCCCAAGGTGCAGGCCTCGGTCACCTCCGAGCGCGAGACCTTCCGGGGGGACACGTGA
- a CDS encoding SAF domain-containing protein → MALSQNGRSSRRRTNDAGQPQPTRQARDAGGHLPSAPRERRPLLAALAVLLIVGGALLAGLLAMRLDQRAQMLAAKDTIKAGQVIDKEDLVSASVSSDLTTLVRADQIDQVVGRTARVEISKGQLLDTSQLATDPVPGGDLQVVGVSANAGRFPAGGLQPGDKVDVVDIGSQNVIVSDAQVLAAKPSSGTSDDWTSGAVISVLVDKKGAAKLASASANGTIAVILTASGQPIKES, encoded by the coding sequence ATGGCACTGTCCCAGAACGGACGCTCCTCACGGCGTCGCACGAACGACGCCGGTCAACCTCAGCCCACCCGCCAGGCCCGTGATGCCGGTGGTCACCTGCCCTCCGCGCCGCGCGAGCGCAGGCCGCTCCTGGCCGCCCTCGCCGTCCTGCTCATCGTTGGTGGCGCCCTGCTCGCGGGCCTGCTGGCCATGCGCCTGGACCAGCGCGCCCAGATGCTGGCCGCCAAGGACACCATCAAGGCGGGCCAGGTCATCGACAAGGAGGACCTGGTGAGCGCCTCGGTCTCCTCGGACCTCACCACCCTGGTGCGTGCGGACCAGATCGACCAGGTCGTCGGCCGCACCGCCCGCGTGGAGATCTCCAAGGGCCAGCTGCTGGACACCTCCCAGCTCGCCACCGACCCGGTCCCCGGCGGGGACCTCCAGGTCGTCGGTGTCTCCGCCAATGCCGGGCGCTTCCCGGCCGGCGGCCTGCAGCCAGGCGACAAGGTCGACGTCGTTGACATCGGTTCTCAGAACGTCATCGTCTCCGATGCTCAGGTGCTCGCCGCCAAGCCCTCCTCGGGAACCAGTGACGACTGGACCTCCGGCGCCGTCATCTCCGTCCTCGTCGACAAGAAGGGCGCCGCCAAGCTCGCCAGCGCATCGGCCAACGGAACCATCGCCGTCATCCTGACCGCGTCCGGGCAGCCGATCAAGGAGAGCTGA